The Salminus brasiliensis chromosome 22, fSalBra1.hap2, whole genome shotgun sequence genomic interval AAGTTTAAATACACGTGTTTTTTCCTCTTAAATGATCTCACTCAGCTTTCTCAGTTAGGTGTGTTTACATGCAGCCTATTTGCAGACCACCCTCCTCTATATCCATACAACTGTACATACCATGTCAAACACCCAATTTTTGCACACAAGCACTCACTATGGAAATTAGATGCTATACAGTATTTCCAGTTTCTGCAGCTTCAGGATTCAGTCAGATTTTTTTAGACATTGTTCCTCTTACTCATACCGTCCaagtttatttgcatttattgtaACAAGACACATGCTTGCAAATCTACAATACATAACATGTAGTTTCTTCAGACGTGCTGAATGACAGATCATGGACTATTCAGACCAAACCCCGCTGCAGAGAAGACTCACTACTGCCTACATGCATGTGTACTGCATTCAGCTCATATGGCAATGACATCATGAGTTTGTTCTGATGAAAAGCCCAGGGGCAaaatctccgcctgtcacggtGCAAAACAATCACTTTAGCAGACTGACTCAAAAGCCCAACCTTTTCCATGTtaataaaaaagggaaaacagcGCTTAAACCCCAAATCTGGCTTATGCTTCCAAAGAAAGCGTACTTCTTTATGAGGAGTGTTCATTTAACCCAAGACCACCACCCTCCATGTTCCTATGAAGCAAAAACAATGCTAAGAACCTCATTTTGGCTCCCAGGGAAGTGAACTGTCTCATACAAGAATGTCTTACAGTGGAGGTATTCAGTTTGTGTGGCTTCAGGATTCAGTAGAAGCCAAAAACCCAGATTAGATCTGATTAACTAGGCCCATGGGTCCATCCTGAAGTCACCCCACAGCTACGTTGTGAATTCTTTGTGTAAGCACCTGCACAGTCGCTAACAAATCTTCTCTTGCAGGACATCTTAATTGAGGACAGAAAGACACTCCACCTCAACTGCTGGCTCGCACAggctgtagaaaaaaaaacagtgctcaAACGTGTGTGGTTTTCTAAGCCATACTATGAAGAGCTATGGTCTTTATTCTCCACACCCTAGAGATAGGCTCAGCAACTACGCCGTGAGTGTTGACTATAAAGGACCCCCAAAACTGAATAGGAATCCCCATTTACAAAAGCCAAACAAGCTGAAACTCTAAATCCTCAAACTCATTTCTAAAAGAACTCATCTGCTCCCAAAATGAACCTTCACATTGTTCGCACTTTTTTAAAATCTGCATGGGCTCTGGAACAGCATTTGCACCAGATAGCTGTCTTCAGCTTTTCTCATGGTTCAGTCTGTCCGTCATATTCTTATTGTACGTCAGTAGCCAGAGAGTAGCACGTTACATCAGAAGCTGGATCCTATTAGTGAAAGGAGTTACTGTGCTATTCATTTGGATAAGACCCATCACTACCACAAGGAAAACAAATTTGCAATATGTTTTACAGATGCACATTTTCTGTGAGCTTGTTATGATGTCTGCAACACATTACATCCCGAGTCGGGTATGGGAAGTTTGGTGGAAGGGACTGTGGTGAtttgctgttttctttttttcttttcttttttaacaaaGTTCAGTACATGTTCAAAAGcaacaaacaagtaaacaaaaaaaatcaaatttttaagttacataaaaaacactagaaaacaaaagtaaaaaaacaaaacaaaaaacaacatgaTGTGATGGACACATCAGCTATTCACAAGCACTGGTTGTGTGCTATTAGCTATAATCTTCACTCAGTTCATCACCCTTTCAATCTGCAAACATACTGTCCATTTGGTCTCTAGCACCAACTCATCACAGACGTACTGGAAGCAGCTTTGTGAGCAAAATaatgtcacaaaaacagtgTACTTTCTTAACTCTTCTTCTACTTCCCATGTTTTTACTATTCTTTCTGCTAATTGTCCCAGCTTCAGCTTAAGTGATGTAGATGCGGTGGAAGTCATTGGCGCCAAAAGCAGCGTTGCACTTTGGACACTTCCTCTGGCGAGTGTCATAGCGGGTCTTCAAGCACTCATAGCAGAAAACATGGAAACACTTGGTGAGCACAGTCTCCTTATCCCGGGTATTACAACACGGACACCGTAGTTTAGCCTAAAGACaaaaatgcaatcaatcaatcaatcaatcaaaaacAGAGAATGCATAGTCTGAgtaaaaagaagtaaaaataaCTGACTAAAGAACAgacagtaattatttattttggggAAACACCACGTCATCCACCACAGCAGCTGTGGTTCCTTTACCTTATACTGATTGATTTCTTCCTGCAAGATCTCATCAGCATCTGTATATACCTCcaccttcttctgcttctccagCTTTCGGCGGAGTCTAGACAAGTCCTCCTGAAAAAAGAAACATCAAATGCTACATAAGTTTCTCATAGTTTAGTTTcttatactttttaaaaatgcttttattttttagcgTTAGTAAGAACATTTTTAGGACCTGTGCACGTTTAAGGTTGCCACTCTCCCGCTCACGTGCAGTACGGTTCTCTAGGACTGACGTCTGGATTTCCTTCAATTTGGCCTGGGTGTGTTCCAGCTGCACTTTAAGGTCCTCAGCCAGCTGTGCCGCTTCCACTGCCTGAGTACAAGATAAGAAAGAATGCAGTTTATGCTGTTTCTTGCATCACTGGTCTAGAGAGGTGTAGTTGTAAACTGGTATAGTTCAGGATCACATTCTAATAACTATAAACTatttaaaacatgttaaaaaaaaaaaaaagatcaaaaatGAGATCCAGGATGTAATGAACTTCTGTGAGCTTCCACTTACTTTGCGCTTGTTGAGCTCTAGCGCTTGTGTGCGTAGCGCCAATTCTTTTTCCAGAGCAGCTAATGAGCTCTGCAAGATGCCCTCCTTTTCCTCCAGCTTCTGCACTACCAGCAGCTGAGCATCAACCTTGGAGGAAAATAGTACAATTGCCTTAACGAATAGTATAAAAGTACTGCTTAAAATTTGTCAACAGCaaaaaatgatgataataaaaaattaataattaataattaataataaactcAAATTTACTCCATACCTGGGTTTTGAAGGTGAGCACTTGATCAGCcagctcctctttctcttctcgTAGCAGCTTATAGATCTGGTTGGATTTGATCCTCTCACTCATTAATTTAAAATTAGCATCATCCTTCTCTCGAAGTTGCTGCATGAGCCGGCTGTTCTGCTCCTGCATGTCCTCAAAAGCTTGACCCGTTACATCCATCTCACTTAGCAGGGCTTCCTCCTCCTGAGCACAGAACACACACGGAAGTTCTCGTTGAGAGTCTGTTTGTGGGCTCATACGTCAGCTCTTCACTCACATAACTAGCACCTGAATATAAAGGCTAgtgtttaagaggttaataTTCATGCAATTGCAgtaataagtataataatatataaccaGGAGTCATTATCTAAAATCTACTACATTTTATCACAGACTATTAGCTCACTCTAAACACGATTTGTCATACTGGTggaaaacagtaaacagatatAAAGAATGACCTGTTTAGTGGCAGTAAGCTTTTTCTGCAGATGCTCTATGGTCTCCTCTGCCACACGAATCTTCCTCAGAGCATCTTCATCAGCCAGCTTCTTactctccttcctctctctctcctctagcTCTCGCACCCGTTGCCTCAACTCGTCCACCTGCAAGAACAAGATGcacaatgatatatatatatatatatatatatatatatatatatatatatatatatatatatatatatatagatgtcaATAAAAGATAATATATGTCTTTGTTGATTAaattcattttgtttattttgttacaTTTGGAGGGAACACAGACCTCTGCTTTGGACTTCCTCTCAGCTGCCATGAGCTGCACTTTGTCTCTCTGCTCTTTTGGAGCGGACTTGTACATGTCTAGCAGCAGCTTCATCTCCTTCTGAGACTCCTGTGCTTTCCTAGTTAGGGGATATGATGCAACCATAAAAGCACAGTTTGCCTTTATATATTCCACATTATACTGTTCTGAATTTCAGATGATTCATCAAACAGAGGTTTATCTAAGGCTGTCACTGCAAATCCCAATGTAAGAAAGAAAAGGCTTACTTGAGCTCTGTTCTGAGCATCTTCAGTGTGTCAGAGTCTTTTCTCTTCAGCTCCTCACTACGCTGCCTTTCGcgttctctttccctctccctctcccgctCCACCTCTCTTTCACGCTCCCGGGCTCGCTGTCTCTCCAGCTCTCGCCtcctttcttcctcttcttcttggTCGTCGTCCTCCTCTTTCTTTACATCCAGTCCTCCATCACTTACATTCTCTTCCAACATCAGTACACTGCTGGATTCTCCACTCTGGCACTTCAGCTGGCGAAAAAAGTAAGAattaaaacaattatttaaaaaaataaataaaaaggcagaaaaacaaaaaacacttaaaatattCTAAAATTGGGGTTATTCTGCTGCTAACATGTTTaagtaaaagtttttttttttactggttgGTTTAATGTTGGAAGACTTTTTTCCCCATTTCATCTAATTTATAGATTATACAGAAAAAAGAGGGCCTATCATATTAAGTCATTTTGTTTCATGCTTGTGACGTCatgtttaaaacaaacattaacaggcataaataagtaaatgcaCCCAAATGCCATCATCATAGCGTCAACTCCTCATTTACTGCTAAATGTTTGTCCCCCCCTTTCACCTCAACAAAACCCGACTGATGTACGTGTTTACGTCATTACAACGAAATGTGCAATTTAATCATAagaggaccaaaaaaaaaaaaaagagactagTTTCGGTTTACACAGAAACCTCACAGACATCGAGGGGTGAATATGAGCTCAACCTTATTGATTTCCATCTGGGTCTCGCGCAACTTCCTCTTGTATCTCTGCACATCCCCTTTGAGCTGGTGGTTGTGGTTCTGAAGGCTGCTAATTAGATGTCTCATTTCCCTGTTTATTGGGCCTGTAGAAGGAGATGAAGTAGAGTAGAGATGGTGGTTTTGATAACTGGGTAGTCGTTTCAGTATTTGATGCTTGGTAAGCACTGAACTCCAGCCAAAATAATGAACAATAAGAAAAGTGATGACAGGATACACCACCCCCACAGACTTCCTCTCTTCTACCACGGTTACAGTAAAACAAGTCTGCCCCAGGGGAAATTCACTTGAATTAAATGTTAACTAAAACGCCATCTGCAACTCAATAATGACACCCGAATAAACctgataaagaaataaataaactggaACAGAGGTTTTACCTGCTTGCTCATTGGCTGCAAGGTTTTGTTCAAACTCGATTCGAAGCATCTCATATTCCTTGCGCACCTGAGCTAGAGTGTCCTCTAACTGGATGACCTCAGTTCGTAACTTCTTCTGAAGAGACAACTCATCACtctacaaacacatacatgagAGATGAATgtgtaaaaagaaaacataacTATCTGTATTTTGGATAGTAcagaaattacattttaaaaagggttCATTGTACAGAACCCAGATTTTGTTTTCATGCTTTTAACCTCCATGTGCTCTATCTGTCGTAAGTGAGCATTCTTGGCAGTAAGCAACAGAGCCCTGGCCTCGTCCAGCTGGGTTTTCACTCCTAGAGACTCGTTGTACAGCAGAGAGAACTGAGACTGGAGGCACTTGTACTCTGGAGTCTCTTTCACCACCTCTTCTGGAATGTTCCGCAGGTCCATCTTATAGAAATGCATTAGAGTTAGTAATTTAGAAAGGATTTTTTGATTGTCAAAGGCTATCAAAATATTGGAATATTAACACTCGGTATCAGATAAAGCAAAAGCCACAAAAAAGCAGAGCGTTTCTGTGATTTTTTTCAAAGAGCCTCCCATAAAAGTAAAAATCAACATAACAAAATAAAAGGGTTGTTAACTGGGCAACCCTAAACTATGCAGACCTGATAAGAGATACACAAGGAAACAAATTATAAAGTGACCTTAAACAAAGCAATGCATCGGAGATAATTAAGGACTCAGCACTTCCAGTGCAAAGTACCAGTGCACCAGTACCTTTAGTTTCTCACTTTCCCGGACTCCCTCCTGCAACTCCTGCTGCAATTTCTCCAGCTCTGCCATGCGGCTATTGGCCAATTCCTGGTTCTGCTCCAGCTCAGCATTCAGACACTCAAACTGACAAGAAAATTGGTATAACATAAACTTTAACTTGAAGCCAAtatgtaccaaaaaaaaaaaagggacacCTGTACTTATTatgaaaaacacattcaaaGATGAAACATTACCTTCTGTATGTTTAGAGTAATCTGACCACCCGGGAGACCACCAGAACTGCCAGAAGCATAATAGCCCGAATTCAGCTGAGAAAAagtcaaataaacaaaataaatgaatcaacAAACTCACATATATTATCTTCTTTTTGAATTCTATATCTGGAACATATCTAGAACATATCCGCTTCAAAAAGCAAGACTATTTAGTTGATTAGACTGATTATTAAGCTTGTGTGCTTACAGGAAAATATTGCTTTGGTATCTGTTTAGTGTCCAACATTGCTTGTTAGTCAGTAGAACATCCTATCTATCCTTTATGAccaaaaagaataaaagagaTCTGAATACAGTTGCCAATTTCCTGTTTTTCATGTGTATTGTAGTCTACCAGGCATGGCACACTCTGTGGTTGTTATAATCAACTACTGGGGAGCCATTTAAACCTGTTTGAATACTGGTCTCAACATTATTTATGTATATCTGATTCGTCTATGAACCATGTCTAAACTCCTGCAGCTTTTCATCACGTTCATTTAATACACATATTTCTAAACTGGATTATGCAGTATTTCATTTAATGCAAACAATGTCAAAAAGCTAACCTGCTCAAGAGCTTCTGCTAGATGCTTATTTAGCTTCTGCTCTCTTTTACGAAGTTTTTCGATGTCCCATTGGAGGTCCTCCACAGCAGTCTCCATCTCAGAAACTTTTGTCTCAGAGCTTGTCACTTTATCAACCAGTTCGTTATACTGCAGGAACAACATCAGAACACATGAAAAAGCTAAAACGAACCAAGCAGTGCTAAAATTCTGAATGACGACAATGTCAAGACATTAAAACAGCCAGTTGCTTCACTGACATAGGCACCTTTTTAAACTCTACatctttttttccacatttcATTTACAGATGAGATCACCACCACATAGTAGGCATCTTTCAGTAAGGAAAAAGCCCCTTCAGTTGTTTACAAAACACGCGACCAACAAAGATCAAAGCACAAGACTGAACCAATGAGTACCTCCAAAGACATTTTGTGGTGTCTCCCTTGCAAGGAGAAAGCCAAATCGTGTAGTCTATTATTTTCTTCTAGGAGCGTGCGATTTGTAGCAATAATTTCTCGTTGACCGTCCTCCTCACATActaacaaagaaacaaaaacaatgcattttgttatgaaaatgtaaaatgctTTAGTACTTCATTATATTTATGCTTTTTAAttacatatacagtggggagaacaagtatttgatacactgctgatttttcaggttttcccacttgcaaagcatgtagaagactgtaatttttatcataggtactcttcaactgtgtgatggaatctaaaacaaaaatccagaaaaatacattgtatgatttttaaataattaatttccattttattgtgggaaataagtatttgatacaccagaaaaagaaacttaatatttggtacagaaacctttgtttgcaattacagagatgagacgtttcctgtagttcttgacaaggtttgcacacactgcagcagggattttggcccactcctccatacagatctcctccagagccttcaggtttcgtggctgtcgctgggccacatggactttaagctccctccaaagattttctattggattcaggtctggagactggctagaccactccaggaccttaagatgtttcctacggagccactctttagttgccctggctgtgtgttttgggtcgttatcatgctggaagacccagccacgacccatcttcagtgctcttactgagggaaggaggttgttggccaaaatctcacgatacatggccccatccatccttcccacaatacggtgcagtcgtcctgtcccctttgcagaaaagcatccccaaagaatgatgtttccaccgccatgctttacggttgggatggtgttcttggggttgtactcatcattcttcttcctccaaacatgacgagtggagtttaaaccaaaaagttatatttttgtctcatcagaccacatgaccttctcccattcctcctctggatcattcagatggtcatttgcaaacttcagacgggctttgacatgcgttggcttgaggaagggcaccttgcgtgcactgcaggattttaatccttgacggcgtagagtgttactgattgttttctttgagactgtggtcccagctctattcaggtcattgaccaggtcctgccgtgtaattctgggctcattcctcaccttcctcaagatcattgatgctccacgaggtgagatcttgcatggcgccccagaccgagggagattatccgttattttgcatttcttccattttctaataattgcaccaacagttgttgccttctcaccaagctgcttgcctattgtcctgtagcccatcccagccttgtgcaggtctacaattttatccctgatgtccttacaaagctcactggtcttgggcattgtggagatgctggagtctgactgattgagtgtgtggacaggtgtcttttatacaggtaacgagttcaaacaggtgcagttaatacaggtaatgagtggagaacaggagggcttcttaaagaagaagtaacatgtctgtgagagccaaaattcttactggttgatagatgatcaaatacttatttcccacaataaaacggaaattaattatttaaaaatcatacaatgtatttttctggatttttgttttagattccatcactcacagttgaagagtacctatgataaaaattacagtcttctacatgctttgcaagtgggaaaacctgaaaaatcagcagtgtatcaaatacttgttctccccactgtaactTTTAATGTCACTATTTCACTATTTTCTGCCTTTAAACAAATCTATTCATATAACTTTGGTCTTTATTCAGCAGGAGTtttgaaatataataaacaacTTAAGTGATTGGGTTGCTGGTTACTTACCTGCTGAGTGTGCATGAGTACACAGTTCTTCAATAGAGCTGTGCAGACGATCAAAGATGCAAACCATGCAGGCTACTGCCCCCTTGCTGAATTGCATCCGGTCTTGAAGCTGCAAACTGAGCTCCTCCTCACTACTGTTATCCAAAGTGGAGAGAAAGGCCTTTGCACTCTCACTCaatggaggaggtggaggaggggcTGTAGATATAAATCGGAAGGATGCAGGTAAGTTTGCAAAATTCCAGAAATTTTCAGagttgggaaatttaccatggGAATTAACGGGAATTAATGTGAAATAATGGGAATATTTGAAGCTAAAGGTGAGCAGCTtacatatagttggtaaaaaaaacatatactaaagcataatcttggctaaaatagTTAGATATGATAGTAAAATGGTTGAACAGCAAAGCAGCTCCTTCATCCCAGACACTTGGCACATTACACTGAAGGAATTGAGACCACACCCCTGCATGCACTGTTCATTCCTTcgtcacatgtacagcatatgtccagatgatttctagaaacctgacactcaTCACTACTGAAAGCATACATTTGGACCAAATTGCTACCTAAAGTCAGGTACGTTTTGACAATGTTCATCATTTAGTTGACAGTAATAGCACTGAAACATTTCAGCAactgttaaatcaaggtgtaaTCTCACAGTTGCTTGCTATCTGGTAAATCAAAAAGCTTAATGAGCAATTTCATTTGAGACCAGGAGTTGCCTTCTTTTGATTGAACTTTTGATTGTTCAATGAAATAATTAAGCATCTATAAAGTTCTGCTTGCAACTAACTGTGTTAtagttattatttgtattgttatacATTCATGTCTGgtgttgacaaaaaaaaaaggtacacTGATTATAGTGTATGACACAGTTCCTTTAAATTGTTCAATATTTCATATTAATTGCAATAAATTCTCATAATCTCCCAAATTTCCATGGAAggtttacattttggaatatttccaaaGTTCCTGAGCTAAAGTTCCCATGGAAGGTTACCGGTAATTTACTGGAAATTAATCGTTAATCGAAACATTCCACCCCCTCGCATCTCTAGATGCACACAAAGAAAAATGTCATTGTAGCTGATATTTTTGGTTGTGTTCTCCAGAACAGTGCATAAAAATGATCTGAGCAACTATTGTTTTCAAAAATGTTTGTTATCTTATGAGACGTTAGGAAAAACTACCAAACAAGATTAGCAACCATTAGCCCTAAACGCACTCCATCCACTGAATCATTCTTACATTCTTTCTAAATTGCATTAGCTGACATAACTGACACAGAACTgtaaaccttttttaaaaataggCACTGAATAAGTGTGTTTACCAGGGATTCCATCCTCTACTGGACCCTCAGGAGGCTTCTCCACAGCATCAGGCTGATTCTGCTCTTGTTCCTgttgctgctcctgctgctgtaCTGGTtcaggctgctgctgctcttcatcctcTTCTGCTGTTGGAGGCAGAGGCTGAGGAAGCCCATCCTCTCCTTCCACTGCAGGGGTAGGGAAATCAGGGGCAGGTGAGGTGGCTGTTGCAGGAACAGTGGCAGGGGCAGAGGCTGGGGGACTAGCAGGAGTCTTCACAGGCAGTGGAGTAACCTCAGGCTCAACACGTTGCAGCAACTCTTGAACATTTTCATCCAGCTGTGTGAAGAAAGACAAGGTGTTGAATACATTAAGGTTTACTCTAAAATAACGAagtgaccagaggatcgctagttCGAACCCCAGCCATGCTGCAAGCTTTTGGCAGCCGTAGCCCTGAGCGAGCACAATtgtccttgctctctccagggtgggtagatggcactttctcacATCATCACTCCAATGTGAATGCTGACCGATGCATCAGAGCATTTTCCTTTGAGAGTGCTGTTTTCTTATTGACGTTGCATCAACAGTACTTCCGAAAAAGAGCCACTggcttgctgtgtgtgtgtcggagGAGGTGTATCAGTTTTCACAATCTTTGTGTgaggagcattgcatgtgatgggggagagtatGTATGGATTGGGTAATCGGCAAATTGGGCAGAAAATTGAAgggaataaattaataaataaaaattaggTGAGCGCACCTACATGCATAAGAATATAAAAGAGCAGCTAGATAAGTAGGTGCAAGTCCATGCCAGGCCTTAATGGTCAACAGCAGAATTTTATAACGGATGTGTTCTGTAACTGGGAGCCAGTGTAGCTGATGAGGGACAGGGGTGATATGGGCAGATTTCTTAAGGTGTACTAACACTCTGGCAGCGGAGCTTTGAATGTACTGAAGAGAGCATAGTTTTAGAAGGTAAGCCAAAAAACAAAGAACTGCAATAATCTGACCGAAGTAATGAAAGCATGCAACAGAATCTCAGCATCTTTAAAGAAGAGCAAAGGGTGGAGTCTAGTCCTCTACTGCAAAGATGCAGACTTAGTCAGACATTTAATATTAGAAACAAAACTGACAATTGGGTCAAATAGGACACCAAGATTTCTTGCAGTAGAGGATGAGCTGACAGGGGTATCAACAACACAAATGCAGTCTGAATAGGCAGAGGTGGTTGATTTAAAACCAATCAGCGTTAAACTTGATAGTTAGCATTCAACCAATTAACACAAAAACTCCTGAATACAGGACAACAGAGAGGATAGTGGGAATGATTCAGTGAGTTTAAGGCCCAAATAAATCTGAATGTCATTATCATAA includes:
- the rnf40 gene encoding E3 ubiquitin-protein ligase BRE1B codes for the protein MSGAGGKRASGGDSPPGPPEKKMKKEEKTTTTLIEPIRIGGVSSTEEMDMKVIQFKNKKLFERLEQRQAIEDELREKIEKLEKRQATDDTTLLIVNRYWTQLDENVQELLQRVEPEVTPLPVKTPASPPASAPATVPATATSPAPDFPTPAVEGEDGLPQPLPPTAEEDEEQQQPEPVQQQEQQQEQEQNQPDAVEKPPEGPVEDGIPAPPPPPPLSESAKAFLSTLDNSSEEELSLQLQDRMQFSKGAVACMVCIFDRLHSSIEELCTHAHSAVCEEDGQREIIATNRTLLEENNRLHDLAFSLQGRHHKMSLEYNELVDKVTSSETKVSEMETAVEDLQWDIEKLRKREQKLNKHLAEALEQLNSGYYASGSSGGLPGGQITLNIQKFECLNAELEQNQELANSRMAELEKLQQELQEGVRESEKLKMDLRNIPEEVVKETPEYKCLQSQFSLLYNESLGVKTQLDEARALLLTAKNAHLRQIEHMESDELSLQKKLRTEVIQLEDTLAQVRKEYEMLRIEFEQNLAANEQAGPINREMRHLISSLQNHNHQLKGDVQRYKRKLRETQMEINKLKCQSGESSSVLMLEENVSDGGLDVKKEEDDDQEEEEERRRELERQRAREREREVERERERERERERQRSEELKRKDSDTLKMLRTELKKAQESQKEMKLLLDMYKSAPKEQRDKVQLMAAERKSKAEVDELRQRVRELEERERKESKKLADEDALRKIRVAEETIEHLQKKLTATKQEEEALLSEMDVTGQAFEDMQEQNSRLMQQLREKDDANFKLMSERIKSNQIYKLLREEKEELADQVLTFKTQVDAQLLVVQKLEEKEGILQSSLAALEKELALRTQALELNKRKAVEAAQLAEDLKVQLEHTQAKLKEIQTSVLENRTARERESGNLKRAQEDLSRLRRKLEKQKKVEVYTDADEILQEEINQYKAKLRCPCCNTRDKETVLTKCFHVFCYECLKTRYDTRQRKCPKCNAAFGANDFHRIYIT